One window of the Chryseotalea sp. WA131a genome contains the following:
- a CDS encoding PAS domain S-box protein → MLQKIKISDKITGLIVAIALVAILVMDFFTYQINMEAANEKFNASLSAIADNQSSKVSNYFDHIASTANFFQQSDIVKAYLQNSPDSLSQFLKQVKDFYGISEIFIVDPKGSVKASTHSQTSFPDPDGSFFSKATAGLHYSSIKKENNDYWMYAGAPFEGDLLIFKLNLNALYKPLESVTGLGNTGEAFIAAQDLTSKKVYLASPLRNDPKAYLKFFNDGDAEVKEVKLALDGTNGVSNGRDYRGKQVLVAYRKISNAPWALLVKIDTDEITGQGAQLRQTYLYTGLVILLAAIALSQLFARSLTEPLNNMRNTLDLVSQGVLPEKVEATSQDEFGQMAVKVDGLVKTLKDSAQFARLVGQGKFDASYKPASENDMLGLALLGMRDNLVENERKEKERNWIVRGVAEISEILRTHDSLDTLGDAVVQFIIDKIEAVQGAFYVVNDEDQHEKLIVMQASYAYSRKKYLKKSFRFAEGLVGQAAAEKDFVMRTEIPDEYVTLSSGILGDQKPNCILIVPLITNEEVFGVVEFASLKKFNSSQVRFVQELSLILARTIFNIKVNQRTRKLLADSQELSAELTEKQEVLRQNAEEMRATQEELQHSNVKLEEQIQEVNRTQKRMQLLLENASEVITIYEEDGRIRYVSPSVESIFGYSAKELQGKTDTDKIHPNSQEVARDFFKHLRFKPDEKATVQIEYKIKDGSYIWIESTGSNFMSNPAIHGIILNSRDITERRRAEQEQRMRSKMQALSENSLDIITRLEHDSISYINPTIEAYTGKSPKRFINQKIKEAELESSILDQWLSIVEEVNSSNKKVSTEMDFPSEMGKRIMQVNAIPEYDEHRNIESVLVVSHDITTRKEIEVEIQNKNKKINDSINYAKRIQNAILPNTRHINKALPDSFILYKPRDVVSGDFPWFVQIKNEIFIAAVDCTGHGVPGALLSLIGYFLLNDIVRSRKITEAGKILDLLDEGVTQTLRQDQDDSATKDGMDIALCRINTETRTVEYAGAHRPLYIMKGGVMEEIKGNKFPIGGGIFKNQTNFTTTKVELNKGDSFYFSSDGFPDQFGGPEVRKFGPKKTREIIERVHTSSMKEAAQVFDTEWEEWKGEHKQTDDVLLIGIKF, encoded by the coding sequence ATGTTACAAAAGATAAAAATCAGTGATAAAATAACGGGGCTCATCGTGGCAATCGCGTTAGTTGCTATTTTGGTCATGGACTTTTTCACCTACCAGATCAACATGGAGGCTGCCAACGAAAAATTCAATGCATCGCTATCGGCCATTGCCGATAATCAATCGAGCAAAGTCAGTAATTATTTTGATCACATCGCGTCCACTGCTAACTTCTTTCAACAGTCCGACATTGTAAAAGCATATCTTCAAAACTCCCCTGATTCGCTGAGTCAGTTTTTAAAGCAAGTGAAAGATTTTTATGGCATCAGCGAAATTTTTATTGTCGATCCCAAAGGGTCTGTGAAAGCCAGTACCCATTCGCAGACGAGTTTCCCCGATCCGGATGGTTCGTTTTTCTCAAAAGCAACCGCTGGTCTTCATTATAGCTCGATAAAAAAGGAAAACAACGATTATTGGATGTATGCCGGTGCACCCTTCGAAGGCGACCTTCTTATTTTCAAACTAAATCTGAATGCTCTTTATAAACCACTCGAATCGGTAACAGGATTGGGCAACACGGGCGAAGCATTTATTGCCGCGCAAGACTTGACTTCTAAAAAGGTATACTTGGCCAGCCCGTTGCGCAACGATCCAAAGGCTTACCTGAAATTCTTTAACGATGGAGATGCCGAAGTAAAAGAAGTAAAGTTGGCACTTGATGGCACCAATGGAGTAAGCAACGGCAGAGATTACAGGGGCAAACAAGTACTGGTAGCCTACCGCAAAATCAGCAATGCACCGTGGGCATTGTTAGTGAAAATTGATACCGATGAGATAACAGGGCAAGGTGCGCAACTGCGTCAAACGTATTTGTACACGGGCTTAGTGATTTTGTTAGCCGCTATTGCACTTTCGCAACTGTTTGCCCGCTCACTTACCGAGCCACTCAATAACATGCGCAATACGTTGGATTTGGTTTCGCAAGGCGTATTGCCTGAAAAAGTGGAAGCTACTTCGCAAGACGAATTTGGGCAAATGGCCGTTAAGGTAGATGGTCTAGTAAAAACATTAAAAGACAGTGCTCAATTTGCGCGGCTAGTAGGTCAAGGCAAATTTGATGCATCCTATAAACCAGCGAGTGAAAACGATATGCTAGGTTTGGCTTTATTGGGCATGCGCGATAACTTAGTAGAAAACGAGCGCAAAGAAAAAGAACGTAACTGGATTGTGCGCGGAGTGGCAGAAATTTCTGAAATTCTACGGACACACGACTCGTTGGATACATTGGGCGATGCGGTTGTGCAATTCATCATCGACAAAATTGAGGCCGTGCAAGGTGCCTTTTATGTGGTGAACGATGAAGACCAACACGAGAAATTGATTGTGATGCAGGCAAGCTATGCCTACAGTCGTAAAAAATATTTAAAAAAATCGTTTCGATTTGCAGAAGGATTAGTAGGTCAAGCTGCTGCCGAAAAGGATTTTGTGATGCGAACGGAAATACCCGATGAATACGTAACGCTTAGTTCAGGCATTTTGGGCGACCAAAAACCCAATTGTATTCTGATTGTTCCACTGATTACCAACGAAGAAGTGTTTGGGGTGGTGGAGTTTGCCAGTCTTAAAAAATTCAACAGCTCGCAAGTAAGGTTTGTGCAAGAGCTGAGTTTGATTTTAGCCCGCACCATCTTCAACATCAAAGTAAATCAGCGCACACGCAAGCTCCTGGCCGATTCGCAAGAATTGAGTGCCGAGCTAACCGAAAAGCAAGAGGTGCTACGCCAAAATGCGGAAGAGATGCGCGCCACGCAAGAAGAGCTGCAGCACTCAAACGTAAAATTAGAAGAGCAAATTCAAGAAGTAAACCGTACCCAAAAGCGGATGCAATTGTTGCTGGAAAACGCCTCGGAGGTTATCACCATTTACGAAGAAGATGGACGTATCCGGTATGTTTCTCCTTCGGTAGAATCGATTTTCGGATATTCCGCAAAAGAACTGCAAGGCAAAACAGACACCGATAAAATACATCCGAACAGTCAAGAAGTGGCACGCGACTTCTTCAAGCACTTGCGATTTAAGCCAGACGAAAAAGCCACCGTGCAGATTGAGTACAAAATCAAAGACGGCAGCTATATTTGGATTGAATCGACTGGTTCCAACTTTATGTCGAACCCGGCCATTCATGGTATCATCCTCAACTCACGCGATATTACCGAGCGCAGGCGTGCCGAACAAGAGCAGCGCATGCGTAGCAAGATGCAAGCGCTTTCTGAAAATTCGTTGGATATCATCACTCGTTTGGAGCACGATTCGATATCGTACATCAACCCAACCATCGAAGCCTATACTGGCAAATCGCCCAAGCGTTTCATTAACCAAAAGATCAAAGAAGCCGAATTGGAAAGCAGCATCTTAGATCAGTGGTTAAGCATTGTAGAAGAAGTAAACTCTTCCAACAAGAAGGTGTCTACCGAAATGGATTTCCCCTCCGAAATGGGTAAGCGCATCATGCAAGTGAACGCCATTCCAGAGTATGATGAACATCGAAATATCGAATCGGTGCTGGTTGTATCGCATGACATTACCACACGAAAAGAGATTGAAGTGGAGATTCAAAACAAAAACAAAAAGATCAACGACTCCATTAATTACGCCAAGCGGATTCAGAATGCCATTTTACCGAACACTCGGCATATCAACAAAGCATTGCCAGACTCATTTATACTCTACAAACCGCGCGATGTGGTAAGCGGTGACTTCCCTTGGTTTGTGCAAATCAAAAATGAAATCTTTATTGCTGCTGTTGACTGTACAGGCCACGGTGTGCCAGGAGCGTTGTTATCGTTGATCGGTTACTTCTTATTGAACGACATAGTACGCAGCCGCAAGATTACCGAGGCAGGAAAAATTCTCGACTTGCTGGATGAGGGCGTTACACAAACCCTTCGCCAAGATCAAGACGATTCAGCTACAAAAGATGGTATGGACATAGCTTTGTGCCGCATCAATACCGAAACAAGAACCGTTGAATACGCTGGAGCACACCGCCCACTCTATATCATGAAAGGGGGCGTGATGGAGGAAATCAAAGGAAACAAATTCCCGATCGGTGGGGGTATATTCAAGAACCAAACCAACTTTACAACCACTAAGGTAGAACTAAACAAGGGCGATTCCTTCTACTTTAGCTCCGATGGCTTCCCTGATCAGTTTGGTGGCCCTGAGGTGCGCAAGTTTGGCCCGAAGAAAACACGTGAGATCATTGAGCGGGTACACACTTCAAGTATGAAAGAGGCCGCCCAAGTGTTTGATACTGAATGGGAAGAGTGGAAAGGTGAACACAAACAGACAGATGACGTACTATTGATCGGAATTAAGTTTTAA
- a CDS encoding SiaB family protein kinase: protein MNYIYDLHRTMMSQKLILVYDGDFTQETTKSILSMAERNLDSSGEDSGTKRKVFNVMVETLQNIVKHSSEQGTTAGSLISKSAIFMISKDDKRYCVMTGNPISKARVETLTKNLTDLNAKDKEGLKEMYKDIIKNTQISEKGGAGLGFIDMARKSGEKLEFTFTNMDEEYDFFCLKVNISREKE, encoded by the coding sequence ATGAACTATATCTATGATTTGCACCGTACCATGATGAGCCAAAAACTCATATTGGTGTATGATGGTGACTTCACCCAAGAAACCACCAAATCTATTTTATCGATGGCTGAGCGTAACCTCGATTCTTCGGGAGAAGACTCAGGCACAAAGCGGAAGGTGTTTAATGTAATGGTGGAAACTCTTCAAAACATAGTGAAACACAGTAGTGAACAGGGCACCACGGCAGGATCACTCATCAGCAAAAGTGCCATATTTATGATCAGTAAAGATGACAAACGCTATTGTGTGATGACCGGCAACCCAATATCCAAAGCCCGTGTGGAAACCCTCACCAAAAACCTGACCGATTTGAATGCAAAAGACAAAGAAGGCTTGAAGGAAATGTATAAAGACATTATCAAGAACACCCAAATTTCAGAAAAGGGTGGAGCCGGTTTGGGGTTTATAGATATGGCCAGGAAATCTGGTGAAAAACTGGAGTTTACCTTTACCAATATGGACGAAGAATATGATTTCTTCTGTTTGAAAGTAAACATCTCAAGAGAAAAGGAATAA
- a CDS encoding DUF1987 domain-containing protein gives MEILNLKGTEDTPAIILDKKHGIFEISGRSLPEDSAEFYKPVIEWIKVYAEDSNPTTDFTFKLEYFNTASSKLILDVLSALEEVKSIKVSWYFHDDDEDMEEAGQEFSELVEIPFEFKTY, from the coding sequence ATGGAAATTTTAAACCTAAAAGGAACAGAAGATACACCTGCGATCATCTTAGATAAGAAACACGGAATATTTGAAATCAGCGGAAGATCATTGCCTGAAGACTCTGCCGAATTTTACAAGCCCGTAATTGAATGGATCAAAGTCTACGCGGAAGATTCAAACCCAACTACAGACTTTACCTTTAAGTTAGAGTACTTCAACACGGCTTCTTCAAAGCTAATCTTGGATGTGCTATCGGCACTGGAGGAAGTAAAGAGCATCAAAGTATCGTGGTATTTTCACGATGATGACGAAGACATGGAAGAAGCCGGTCAAGAATTTTCTGAATTGGTAGAAATCCCATTCGAGTTTAAGACTTACTAA
- a CDS encoding ATP-binding cassette domain-containing protein — protein MSEEILKALTQLFAIITKQDGGVTQNERQFVINFFQTELDQDTIKEYLELYDTISGYKIQGTAEADKKKLTSVKDSVKTLGICKKINKTLTQKQKAVVLIKLLELIGSDKNFTPQRIEIINTVSAVFNVEQDEYKLIEKFIIAEQIDHLNFADILVLNSSNEKSTELQKHTRVHINGNLIFVRVNSVGMYFTKYLGEESNILNGFIMQPNRVYLFSHGSTIKTQAGDALYYSDLVANFNEEIKTTKLSFNANVEEFKFPNGAIGLRDVLISEGPGKLIGIMGASGAGKTTLLLTLAGLEKPSKGEIKINGFDINTQKDKIQGVIGFVSQDDLLIEELTVYQNLYYNAKLCFSNFTEEQLHQRVMETLENLGLDQRKDLTVGSVLDKKISGGQRKRLNIALELIREPAILFLDEPTSGLSSRDSENVIDLLKELSLKGKLIFVVIHQPSSDIYKMFDKMVIMDTGGYPSYYGSPVEAVTYFKKATHQVDSNRGQCETCGNVNPEQIFSIIEAKVVDEYGQPTNKRKVTPTQWHDMYKDRFKINRIEDVKEEPPRSLSIPDKFKQSVIFATRDLLSKLSNKQYLLINLLEAPLLASILAFVIKYKSAPGGKEYIFRFNDNFPAFLLMSIIVALFMGLTVSAEEIIRDRKILRRESFLNLSWNSYLLSKLSILFLMSAIQTITFVIIGNLILEIHGMTIAFWFVLFTTSCFANVLGLNISSAFNSAVTVYVMIPLLLIPQMILSGLLFNFDKLNNLISTKGKVPLAADLMASRWAYEALATHQFINNDYESNYYRYHKGEAKADFKSAYLANELKQSNLFALQNFESKNDSVKKLVAAKLQILIDNLKDEPYKLGMEKSDLSKELRPENYTKIRGGDIDAYLEDYKKYYQQIYNRNVDTIEKKMAYLESHGTNINEDKNKYYNESLADLVKNINVKQRLLEYNGKLIQQINPIFQDPKPSHIADYRTAFFLPVKNLFGIQISTFWFNMIVIWAMAFFYYILLYFEWLRKLVEAFGKVNISNKITIPFKRK, from the coding sequence ATGAGTGAAGAAATCCTAAAGGCGCTCACCCAGCTATTCGCTATCATTACCAAACAAGATGGCGGTGTAACGCAAAATGAGCGTCAGTTTGTTATCAATTTTTTTCAGACAGAGTTAGATCAAGATACCATTAAGGAATATCTTGAGCTTTACGATACGATTTCGGGTTATAAAATTCAGGGGACTGCCGAAGCGGACAAGAAGAAACTCACCTCCGTAAAAGACTCGGTAAAGACACTCGGCATTTGCAAAAAGATCAACAAAACGCTTACGCAAAAACAAAAAGCGGTGGTGTTGATCAAACTGCTAGAACTTATTGGTTCTGACAAAAACTTTACCCCGCAGCGCATTGAAATCATAAATACTGTTTCAGCGGTTTTTAACGTTGAGCAAGATGAGTACAAACTCATTGAAAAATTTATCATTGCCGAGCAAATTGATCATTTGAATTTTGCTGACATTTTAGTACTCAATTCATCAAACGAAAAATCGACTGAACTTCAAAAACATACTCGCGTCCACATTAACGGCAACCTGATTTTTGTGCGGGTGAACAGCGTGGGCATGTACTTCACCAAATACTTGGGCGAAGAATCAAATATTTTGAACGGATTCATTATGCAACCCAATCGTGTGTACTTGTTCTCACACGGCAGCACTATCAAAACACAAGCGGGCGATGCATTGTACTATAGCGATTTGGTAGCCAACTTCAACGAAGAAATAAAAACAACCAAGCTTTCTTTCAATGCCAATGTAGAAGAGTTCAAATTCCCCAACGGTGCCATTGGCTTGCGCGATGTATTGATTTCAGAAGGCCCGGGTAAACTAATTGGCATCATGGGTGCCAGCGGTGCAGGCAAAACCACCCTCCTACTCACCTTAGCGGGATTGGAAAAGCCATCGAAAGGTGAAATCAAAATCAATGGCTTTGACATCAACACCCAAAAAGATAAAATACAAGGCGTTATCGGTTTTGTATCGCAAGATGATTTGTTGATTGAAGAGCTGACTGTTTACCAAAACTTGTATTACAACGCCAAACTTTGTTTCTCTAATTTCACCGAAGAGCAACTGCACCAGCGCGTGATGGAGACGTTGGAAAACCTTGGCCTCGACCAACGCAAAGATTTGACGGTAGGCAGTGTATTGGATAAAAAAATTAGTGGTGGCCAACGCAAGCGATTAAACATCGCACTGGAGTTAATCCGCGAGCCAGCCATTCTGTTCTTGGATGAACCTACTTCAGGCCTCTCTTCACGCGATTCAGAAAATGTAATCGACTTATTAAAAGAGCTTTCGCTGAAAGGCAAACTGATCTTTGTGGTGATCCACCAGCCGTCATCCGATATTTACAAGATGTTTGACAAGATGGTGATCATGGATACGGGTGGCTATCCATCGTATTACGGTAGCCCCGTAGAAGCGGTAACCTATTTCAAAAAAGCTACCCATCAAGTTGATAGCAACCGAGGCCAATGCGAAACATGCGGTAATGTTAATCCGGAGCAGATCTTCAGCATTATTGAAGCCAAAGTAGTGGATGAGTATGGCCAGCCAACCAACAAACGCAAGGTCACCCCTACGCAGTGGCACGACATGTACAAAGATCGGTTTAAGATCAACCGCATCGAAGATGTAAAAGAAGAACCACCGCGATCGCTCAGCATTCCAGATAAGTTTAAGCAGTCAGTAATATTTGCTACGCGCGATTTACTTTCGAAGCTAAGTAACAAACAATACTTGTTAATCAATCTGTTGGAAGCACCATTGCTGGCCTCCATTCTGGCCTTCGTCATCAAATACAAGAGCGCACCAGGCGGAAAAGAATACATCTTCCGGTTCAACGATAACTTTCCTGCTTTTCTGTTGATGTCCATCATCGTGGCTTTGTTCATGGGCTTAACGGTAAGTGCCGAAGAAATCATCCGCGACCGCAAAATATTAAGACGCGAATCGTTCTTGAACTTAAGCTGGAACAGCTATTTGCTTTCTAAGCTTTCCATTTTGTTTTTGATGTCGGCTATCCAAACGATAACGTTTGTGATCATCGGTAATTTGATTTTGGAGATACATGGAATGACCATTGCTTTTTGGTTTGTCCTGTTCACAACGTCCTGCTTTGCCAACGTGTTGGGGTTAAACATTTCATCGGCCTTTAACTCAGCTGTAACCGTGTATGTCATGATTCCGCTCTTGTTAATACCGCAAATGATTTTGAGTGGATTGCTCTTCAACTTTGATAAGTTGAACAACCTCATTTCCACAAAAGGAAAGGTACCGCTGGCGGCTGATCTGATGGCCTCGCGGTGGGCATATGAGGCATTGGCCACTCATCAGTTCATTAACAATGACTATGAATCCAACTACTATCGCTATCACAAAGGTGAGGCAAAGGCCGATTTTAAATCTGCTTACCTCGCCAATGAATTAAAGCAATCCAATCTTTTTGCGTTGCAGAACTTTGAATCGAAAAATGACTCCGTTAAAAAACTAGTGGCCGCCAAGCTGCAAATCCTTATTGATAATTTGAAAGATGAACCCTATAAGCTAGGGATGGAAAAAAGTGATTTAAGCAAAGAACTTCGGCCTGAAAATTACACCAAAATTAGAGGAGGGGATATCGATGCTTATTTGGAAGACTATAAGAAATACTATCAGCAGATTTATAACAGAAATGTAGATACCATCGAAAAAAAGATGGCTTATTTGGAAAGCCATGGCACCAACATCAACGAAGATAAAAACAAGTACTACAACGAAAGCCTTGCCGATCTTGTGAAGAATATTAACGTGAAGCAGCGACTGCTTGAATACAATGGAAAACTAATACAGCAAATCAACCCTATTTTTCAAGATCCTAAGCCAAGCCATATCGCAGACTATCGCACCGCCTTCTTTTTACCCGTTAAAAACCTTTTTGGAATACAGATAAGTACTTTTTGGTTTAATATGATTGTGATTTGGGCAATGGCGTTTTTCTATTATATTTTGCTCTATTTTGAGTGGTTGAGAAAGTTGGTGGAAGCTTTTGGTAAGGTGAATATTTCCAACAAAATAACCATTCCTTTTAAGCGTAAATAA
- a CDS encoding sigma-70 family RNA polymerase sigma factor — MTDSEIRTEQEIIERAKKNPREFGEIYERYFDRIYNFLYRQTDDEATAGDLCSQTFVNALNNLHRYEFRGFPFSAWLYKIAGNEVNKFYRKNKGKKVFSIEEVKVRELMEQASDEWDEEMINRVIAYMNELPTEMVQVLELRFFEDKDFKEIAFILDITESGAKMRTYRALDKLRQQFKIKVKYDG; from the coding sequence ATGACGGACTCCGAAATCCGCACCGAGCAGGAGATCATAGAACGAGCGAAGAAAAACCCGCGGGAGTTTGGTGAAATCTATGAACGATACTTCGACCGGATTTACAATTTCTTGTATCGGCAAACGGATGACGAAGCCACTGCTGGTGACCTGTGCTCGCAAACTTTTGTAAATGCCTTAAATAACCTTCATCGCTACGAGTTTCGTGGCTTTCCCTTCTCGGCTTGGCTTTATAAAATTGCGGGCAACGAAGTCAATAAATTTTACCGCAAGAATAAAGGCAAAAAGGTTTTCAGCATAGAAGAAGTGAAAGTGCGCGAGCTGATGGAGCAAGCAAGCGATGAATGGGACGAGGAGATGATCAATCGCGTAATTGCCTACATGAACGAGCTGCCCACGGAAATGGTGCAGGTATTGGAACTTCGATTTTTTGAAGACAAAGACTTTAAGGAAATTGCGTTTATATTGGACATTACCGAAAGTGGTGCAAAAATGAGAACGTACCGAGCATTGGATAAATTGCGCCAGCAGTTTAAAATTAAAGTAAAATACGATGGGTAG
- a CDS encoding choice-of-anchor D domain-containing protein: MKKRLYSLSLAVIAVLLATNTYAQWVEKNNGLWGGRVHAFAVDGDNIFVGTEGGVFLSSNNGANWTSRSTGLTSLRIRGLAIIGSNIFAATYGGGVFRSTNDGVSWTAVNTGLGFGGSSITINTLIAKGINLFAGLDGGGVFLSTNNGESWIGINTGIGNYINTFAVSGDNIFAGTSFHGVFLSTNNGSSWSALNTGLTDKDVQALAISGSNIFAGTEGGGVFLSTNNGANWVAVNTGLSNLVVNTLVANGSDIYAGTSGGMFLSTNNGASWTAINNGLGTGFSPVIYSSIVKGDNVFIGTGGVFYSSDKGANWTAASTGISSSTVWTLLNSGSSIFAGTIIGSGLSVSSNNAESWQPSNSGISFPYITSSAKIGNNLFVGGFGVFLSTNNGISWSSVSTGLTGQAVRALASSGSNLFAGTNGGVFISENNGASWKAVNAGLTENYIECLATGGSNIFAGTRDGVFRSTDNGANWTSEGKAAMQVLNIPPYIVSMAVMGSTIFAATYENGLFRSLDNGTSWVKILDEDNIHLLTLDDGSIFAGNTNVFVSTDNGTNWVTAGTGLPNVMSSTIYSMAVNDSHLFAGTLFKGVWSRPLSEFPIPQPIVTITSFAPASAPEGTIVTINGTNFSATPSNNSVKFNGTTANVTASTATSITAIVPVGATTGLVTVTTARGGSATSSTNFTVTVPTQPEINIKQNNTNIASSGSYAFGNQDIGSASTSVTFTIENTGTGVLNLTSSPKVIISGANANEFIVNQPASTTVASGSTTTFSVTFSPSITSSKTAQLSIANNDIDENPYIINLTGTGTCSNPTKPIITQVNNSDFTSFTLTSSSAPAGGTYQWFVNGTAIANAASQSYTTSASGSYSVRITVAGGCSSTSDPFVLVVTGLEPPSLNDEFALYPNPVTDWLVVALSKWEGKKDIAIYQITGKQVTMHETSGNETKLYVGDYPSGMYILKIYTQQSVGVLRFIKQ, translated from the coding sequence TTGAAAAAACGACTTTATTCTCTTTCACTTGCGGTAATTGCCGTACTTCTGGCAACAAATACTTATGCCCAATGGGTAGAAAAAAACAATGGCTTGTGGGGTGGAAGAGTGCACGCATTTGCTGTTGATGGTGATAATATTTTTGTGGGAACAGAAGGGGGCGTGTTCCTTTCCTCAAACAATGGGGCTAATTGGACTTCGAGAAGCACAGGGCTAACATCTTTGCGTATTCGAGGTTTGGCTATAATTGGAAGTAACATCTTTGCAGCTACATATGGCGGAGGAGTGTTTCGTTCCACTAATGATGGTGTCAGTTGGACTGCTGTTAATACTGGACTAGGATTTGGCGGCAGTTCGATAACAATAAATACTTTGATTGCCAAAGGCATTAATCTCTTTGCAGGTCTTGATGGAGGAGGGGTGTTCCTTTCTACTAACAATGGTGAAAGTTGGATTGGAATAAATACAGGTATCGGTAACTACATTAATACGTTTGCCGTCAGTGGCGACAACATATTTGCTGGCACTTCTTTTCATGGTGTTTTCCTATCCACTAACAATGGCTCAAGTTGGAGTGCCTTAAATACTGGGCTTACAGACAAAGATGTTCAGGCTTTGGCCATTAGTGGGAGCAATATCTTCGCTGGCACCGAAGGTGGAGGGGTGTTCCTCTCTACCAATAATGGAGCTAACTGGGTTGCTGTTAACACTGGTCTTAGTAATCTAGTAGTAAATACGTTAGTTGCCAATGGTTCCGATATTTATGCTGGCACTAGTGGGGGGATGTTTCTTTCCACCAACAATGGAGCGAGTTGGACAGCGATAAACAATGGACTAGGGACTGGCTTTTCTCCTGTTATTTATTCAAGCATCGTCAAAGGAGATAATGTTTTTATAGGGACAGGCGGTGTATTCTATTCCTCAGACAAAGGCGCTAACTGGACTGCTGCAAGTACAGGTATTTCAAGTTCTACGGTTTGGACTCTATTAAATTCGGGAAGTTCTATTTTCGCTGGAACAATCATCGGTAGTGGTCTTTCTGTTTCATCTAATAACGCTGAATCTTGGCAGCCCTCAAATTCAGGAATTTCTTTTCCATACATAACCTCATCTGCCAAAATCGGAAACAACCTTTTTGTCGGAGGTTTTGGTGTTTTTCTTTCCACCAATAACGGAATAAGTTGGTCTTCGGTGAGTACGGGCCTTACAGGTCAGGCAGTAAGAGCATTGGCCAGCAGTGGGAGTAATCTTTTCGCTGGGACTAATGGGGGGGTATTCATTTCCGAGAACAACGGTGCTAGTTGGAAAGCGGTTAACGCGGGGCTAACCGAAAATTACATTGAATGTCTAGCTACCGGAGGTAGCAACATTTTTGCTGGTACTCGCGATGGGGTTTTTCGCTCCACAGACAATGGAGCAAATTGGACTTCCGAGGGAAAGGCGGCAATGCAGGTTTTAAACATACCGCCATACATAGTGTCTATGGCGGTAATGGGCAGCACCATTTTTGCTGCCACCTATGAAAATGGTCTTTTCCGCTCTTTGGATAATGGCACAAGCTGGGTAAAAATTCTGGATGAAGATAATATTCACTTACTTACCCTGGATGATGGAAGTATTTTTGCTGGCAATACAAATGTATTTGTTTCAACGGATAACGGTACCAACTGGGTAACAGCCGGTACAGGGTTGCCCAACGTGATGAGTTCCACCATTTATTCAATGGCTGTAAACGATAGCCACCTTTTTGCGGGAACTTTATTTAAAGGGGTATGGTCGCGTCCACTATCGGAGTTCCCTATTCCACAACCCATTGTAACCATCACTTCGTTTGCTCCTGCCAGCGCGCCTGAAGGAACAATTGTGACGATTAATGGCACGAACTTCAGTGCAACACCATCCAACAATAGCGTTAAATTTAATGGTACGACAGCAAACGTAACAGCAAGCACCGCCACTAGCATTACCGCCATCGTGCCAGTAGGTGCAACCACGGGCCTTGTTACGGTAACAACTGCACGAGGAGGATCCGCAACCAGCTCTACCAACTTTACAGTAACCGTTCCAACTCAACCCGAAATCAACATCAAACAAAACAATACCAACATTGCCTCTTCGGGCTCGTATGCGTTTGGCAATCAAGATATCGGTAGTGCAAGCACATCTGTCACATTCACCATTGAGAACACGGGTACCGGTGTTTTGAACCTGACGAGTAGCCCCAAAGTGATTATCTCTGGCGCGAACGCAAATGAATTTATCGTAAACCAACCTGCCTCTACGACTGTTGCCTCTGGATCTACCACTACATTTTCAGTCACTTTCTCTCCCTCGATAACGAGTAGTAAAACAGCCCAATTGAGCATTGCTAACAATGACATCGATGAGAATCCATACATAATTAATCTGACCGGCACAGGCACTTGCTCGAATCCAACTAAGCCAATCATTACGCAGGTAAACAATAGCGACTTTACTTCATTCACACTTACCTCCAGTTCTGCACCTGCGGGTGGCACTTATCAGTGGTTCGTCAATGGTACAGCCATTGCTAATGCTGCATCGCAAAGCTACACAACTTCGGCAAGTGGCTCTTATTCCGTTCGAATTACAGTAGCAGGCGGGTGTAGTTCTACTTCCGATCCGTTTGTGCTCGTAGTTACAGGATTGGAACCGCCATCGCTCAATGATGAATTTGCTTTATACCCTAACCCAGTAACGGATTGGTTAGTCGTTGCGCTTAGCAAATGGGAAGGTAAAAAAGACATTGCCATTTATCAAATCACTGGCAAGCAAGTGACAATGCATGAAACGAGTGGCAATGAGACTAAACTATACGTGGGCGATTATCCATCTGGTATGTACATTCTCAAAATTTACACTCAGCAATCAGTGGGAGTACTCAGATTCATTAAGCAATAA